tggaccgtatatcctctctgacatacagagccaccccacctccaacccttccctccctatccttccgatatagcttatatccaggaatcaccgtgtcccactgattctcctcattccaccaagtttctgaaattcccacaatgtctatgttttctcccaacactaaacattccaattcaccaattttacttcgaacacttctagcatttgcatacaaacatctataatttcccaggcaagctaggcccgccaccttcctcctgccgcctcgagactctggcagacagtccatactgtttgtcaccttcacagtggacaactctggtcctttacccagtagaaaaatagcagctaacccttcatctctttgagacgagtcctcccgaaccagagacatttcatctcctgtcggctttcccccaagatttagtttaaaaactgctctgccacctttttgattttaagcgccagcagcctggttccatccggggacaagtggagactgtctcttttgtacagctcccgcttgttccagatagcatcccagtgcctaacaaacttcaacccttcctccttgcaccattgtctcatccacacattgagacttctaatttgtgcctgtctctcctgccctgcacgtggaacaggtagcacttctgagaaggctaccttggaggtcctggccttaagtctcccacctagcagcctaaatttttcctccaggacctcacaactgcatttccccacatcgttggtgccaacatgcaccacgaccacaggctcctccccagcactgtctatcagtctatctactacacgcgtaatgtccgctaccttcgcaccaggcaggcaagtcaccatatggtcagtacgcggtttcgccacccagctgtctacttgcctaaggatcgaatcaccaactaccaaccccccccctctccccctgctcagggatggttccttggcgcgaaaggatacttgctcaccaactgaagaagaggtcccttctaagggcgcattccccttgtcctcagcccggtgccctgttccctctcgaccctcatgctctctggcagcaacagggctgctatgttcagagcggggctcatctaatacgcccccgagagtcctccccaagtgcctaactgaccgtctctgcttctccagggcagtcacctcggcctcaagggtacgaactcgttccctgacgaccaggagctccttgcatcgagcacacacccaagacttctgtcctttgggcagatagtcatacatgtgacactcagtgcaaaacactggaaagcccccaaccccctgctggcattctatcttcatgatatatatattaaaatatacagtcctctttaaatgctgtttgtttaagtggctccccttctggagggtcaacctACCTTACCTCAACTTGCCTCAAAGTATGGAAAATTCCCCAGAGGGGATCAATAGACAGTAATGGGTTGATAGAATATGGAGGTAGGAAATTTAGTAAAATCAAAACACAAGCAGTGGTAAAATTTTCAAAAGCATATATTGTGAAAATTGGTTGCTTTAGTTTTGTTCCGAATGAGTTGGGTGGGAATAAAGAAGAGTACAGATACACAATCACAGATTTTTGCCTGGGTCCCCAGTATCATTAAAATTACCATTGATTCTAGTTCCATGTGAGAAATCCCCACTAAAATGGAGGTTTTCTTCCAGAAATTTAATAATTAATGCTTCCCTCAATCCAAACCTGTTATTAATTCTCTATATTCCAAATAACTGTAATATCCTTTAAAAGGCAACTTGTACACATGTCTGGCAACTTGTACACttgtcaatatatatatatgtaggtATCAGCAGACAAAAAATGAGCTGGAGGGAAATCCTGCTCAATACTCTCCAATCCCAGGGAAATGCacacatgtgtatatatatatatacacatgtgtGCATGAACACATGTATGTATGAGAGAAGGACCACGTGAAGTGGAGAAGGATGAGATGATCATACATAGTGGaaaccaactagggttgccaggtctgacaaaAACACCAGTGGGAGAATGGGGGGCGGGGAATGCTGCAGTATCTAGAAGTGACATAGccacactggtgatgtcaggagtggcATGCCTACATTACCCAAAAGTGCTGAAAACGTGTTGGGGGGTGAtgttctggtttttggacaaacttctgtggtaaaaaaaaatacagcattgcCCCGACTTGTCAATATCATTTCTGGGTAATGTAAGCATGCCACAATTATTTCTGGCAACAttgctttttgggggggtgggggcgttCCTTCCATTGGCCATCTGGCCAGcaacaggcaggagcccacaaaacaaggggatcccctccagtggtgggattcaaataaattaacaacaggttctatgtcctaatggaccattttaactataccaaaagatatactgaaaggtagtttaataattcacgcattaagtactgcaataagaacagtaaaagaggtaaagacaactaaactgttgttaatttatttgaatcccgcCACTGCTTGTACTCTTGGGCAGCTTCCTCCGCAGGAATGATGTCGTGATATTGGTGCTCCTGGGACTGCTCACAGACCACGCAGATGGGGGCTTCATGGTCCTTGCAAAAGAGCTTCAGCGGCTCCTGGTGCTTCTGGCAAACTCTTTCCTTTCTAGCTGCCACGACTCTCTGGTGCCAAAAACCAAAAGAACTGCATTTGTCTTATTTACCACCCCGTATCTCTGAACTGTCACAATTTGCAAATGCGCTAAATCCTCAGCTGAGGGCTCCCCCCTCCTCTAAGAAAGAGATGTCAGGTAGCATCTGGGACTCCTGCAAGAGGAACCCAAAAATGAAAGCAATTGGAACATCTGGACCCAAATACTCTCCAGAATACATCTACATTAACTAGAATGGAAGTGAGGGTTTACTATAGTAGTTTTCCAGCTATCCCAAAATGACTGCcaaaggaggcagagccaaacacaaaatggccactgcagcaGGTAGATCTACACAAAAATCCTCTCCCATCTCGAGTCTAGACTTTGCATACCTCCCAGTTCCCCTTTCTTCTTCACCCACAGAATAATCAACATGTGGTATTTATTGCTGCAGaaagtggcagcggctacaagcagaggcagcttcaagaagggactgaataaacatatggagcagaggtccatcagtgccaaTTGCCagaaggtacagatggaacagcctccctagggcagtgatgctctgtattcttgatgcttgtgggGCAACAGAGGGACGACTTCTggagagttctggccccactggtggacctcctgatgcctcctgggttttggccactgtgtgatgcagagtgttggactggatgggccactggcctgatccaacatggcttctcttatggcctTACATCTCATGGTGAAATGGAGTATAGTAAGAGCATGGTTGAATCACACCAAAGGAGGCAGTGGCTTAGCTCCTTATCCAGGGAAAGCAGGAATTCCGCGTTGAAGATGCACCGAGATTTCTTACCTCCTTCTCTCCAGAAGCATCCTCCAAGGGAGTCACCTGGTGACCTCGGTGCTCCTGGGATCTGCTGCAGGTCACGCAGAGGGCGGCTTCATCCTCCCCGCAGAAAAACATCAGGGGCTCCCGGTGCTTCTCGCAGAcgcccccttccccttctccccccttcgcttccgccccctccccttccaaaggGCTGAATTTCTTAGCTATTTCGACAAAGTTGGCCAGCAGCTGGTTGGGGCGGAGGTTCCCCTGCTGAGCTGCTCCTCTGCATTGGGGGCAGGAAGGCTCTGCAGCAGCCCCCGCCTCCCCCCAGCTGCGGGTGAGGCAGGCTCGGCAGAAGTTGTGGCCGCACTGGGTGACGATCACCGGGTCCCTGAAGAAGTCCAGGCAGATGGAGCAAGAGGCTTCCTCGCAGAGCTTCTTCAGGGGACCTTTAGCCGCCATGGCTGCCCCCTTGgccaggggagagagagagaagaacagAATCGGTTTCGGTTTTTCCTGCGTTTCCCAAAGCAGTGAGGAGGGCGTTTCCCTGCGAGCGAATGACTCTGCCGCCGGCACCCAATCAGCGACCAGCCGAGCAATGCCCCCCAAGAAAGAGTCGCTGGgaaaagaacaaagcagtagatggggggggggctctttaagaccaactaaattttgttccgaatgtaagctttcgtctgctctgagcagacttcatcagacaaaattgcaatggcaagccatctttaaatatagagaaagtagaCAGAAAGAATGCCGCTTTTGCACTTCTTTGCTGGCGTTTGGACTAGGCGCCTCGGAGGGAAGCGAGGGAGACTGAGGGGTCTGGCAGGGGAGACATCCCAGTGTCTGGGGAGATGTTAGAGGTCCCCGGCAAGTAGGGGTGAAAGGCACGGATCGGGCTGCTGAGTATCTCAATATCTTCCGGTCTCAACCTTTCTTATCTTAACCTCCCAACCATGCTCTTGCCAAAGAACTTGGATCCCAGCAACAAAAAGTGCACGTTTTCTGAGAAGGACATCTGTATGTTTACAGGCATTGTGTTATTAACATTTATGATTTATGATGTTTTACGGACACACAAATGGCAGTAGTGCTGTTTCATTGCTACAGTTTTAGAACACAAACAAACGCtggtggcggcgggggggggggggcggttaacAGCAggcgcccgaccaacaaacggttctgccgAACCGATAGCACATTAGGTATTGGTTCGAtagaaccggtgcgaaccggctgaatcccaccactgatcccccccaaaaaacctgggGAATGGCAATTCGATAAGCAATTCCCACCACAACCTACTCTGTTAAAAACATGTAGGAAATGTAACCATCTGTTTACAAATTAAACAACCACTGGATAGTCCTAATCAGGGCCTTAGCCAGTATTTAAAAAGTCAGGGAGGGGCTTTTAAAAAGTTGGGCAACACCCTTTTCCATCAGTTGCAGGTCTTGTcatttatcagaagctttctgggttaggggcaaaagctggaagcTCTGAAAGTGGTCAAGTCAAAGCAGCCAATTCTAAAACTTTGAAGTAAAAAAGGGATTGCACCTTGCATGTAAGCGTGGGTAGGGGGGGGTCCTTccacttccctctcccccaccccggtGCTTTGCAGCCAGCAACTTCATAGTTCCCCTCCCTGGCCCATTCAacgtggcttcctctgcctccctcctctccacctgcggtttttgctgctgcagtgcactgagccctgctcagctctcccagttctggttgctgcagaTGACGCTTTGCCAGCTCAGCTATGGCAAAAAGGAAAAAGGAGGCTGTGCCTTGGAAGGGTTCCCTGGGAGTTGGGGGGctctgcctggaagtcagggggcagtgtccTCACAGGCCCATTGTGGCTACAAGCCTGGTCCTAGTACTtcagtttcaaaattaatccTTTCTATCATGCAACTAGCAGGCACCTCTCTTAAAGCATTCCACCATGGCCCAAAGTATGTTGGCACATTAAGgctgatatatatatctatatatatatcgatagatagatagatagatagatagatagatagatagatagatagatagatagatagatagatagatgatagatagatagatagatagatagatagatagatagatagatagatagatagatagatagatagatagatagatagagatatagatatagatatagatatagatatagatatagatatagatatagatagcaAGAATtcattgcatattaagccacacactctctgatgtagccaatcctccaagaccttatagAACTCTTCTCACAGggtttttattcccccccccaaagatgtaaattaggtggacaagaccATCTTCAGGAAAAATGTGTTCTTATAACCCAGTCTTGCTAGCAATAGAACAATTAACAGACAgcttttattacattttattggttttccatGCAAACTCTCTCATTCTAGCatcactgttttattggtttcccacacaaatgctatccagaccaaatgtttatttattttatttatttatttacattaaacttttatcccgccctctccgcaagcggactcagggtggctcacaacattcgaAAGAACAATGTTCTTTCTATTttgctattttgccattggatcctaactttataccatttttcatttttaaccactgcccatcagctgtaaatagctctgctcactgtaccccattccattgtctgatgaaatatgcatacatacaaaagcttacattctgaataaaactttgccagtcttaaaggtgctactggactcctactttgttctattgtctCATCATCAGTTAGTCGACATTTATTCCATTACAGATGCATGTGTGTCTAAACTTGATTAAGAAGTATCAAGTTTAATATTCTATGGTTCTATACAAATGATTCACATAAAGAAACATATATTAATGCAGTTCCATTTGTGCAAGATTGCCTGCAGCTTTCTAACTTTACAAGCTCATGTGTAATTTTCATGCTCAGAAACAGGTTGAACAAGAGTTTGCAAGCATAAATTCAAGTGTAGATTCAATGTTTGAATTAGTGCAAGCagctattgccccccccccccccagtcggaataacaaGGCAAACACTTTAATTTTTGGgtaataaaacagggcaactttattgaacatttTTCTATGGCATGAGGCAACCTAAAATgctggacaggccaagggaaacccctgacccttccctgtctggcaagggcaagccacccagcccccggcagtagCCAGTTTGCATtggctaatgccaggctggcTAAGGCCGGGTTTACCCTCCACCCGGTGCAGGCCTTAAccgaggagggaaccctatagcgagcatcacagcagagagccatacagcccagctgccatTCCATCCTGCCACTTCCCCTCAAACAGCGTAAACCAAGGGTGCTCACCAGTGTCCTAAATCACCCAAAGCACACTCCAGCCACtgacaatgccaagcctcagcttaggcacttgcacccaccgggtggcccagagccacccGAAGCCCCAGCCGTAGCTCATGCTAAAAGGCCTTGTTGCCCTTCACAGACAGGTGGACCCtgtcctgccgatacaggtccgccaACTCCGACCTTATAGCAGGATGCGGAAGGTAAACACCCAAGCCTCCACACAAGGCCTTCTGAAGGGCCCTGTTGGCCTTGCGTCTGACCCTTTCAATCCCTGCTGGATCCCAGGCCGCCCTCCAAACCCTGTGAGGAAGTATGGCAGACCACAGAATCAGCCCCCTGCTTTGTACGATCTGAAGATCCTCACTCGCCTGCAAAGAAAGGGCCCTCCCTTTCAAAATGCCAAGAAAATTGCCACCAAGGTGGGCCACCAAAACAGTCCTCCCTTGAAAGAGAAGTGGCTGGAGCCCGGACCAGCATAGCCTATGTGGAATGAGTGTATCCCAAATTTAACCCCATCAAGCCCAAGCTTCTCCAGGGTCCTCGTAGTTACAgtccaaaactgaaacttggttAACAGGGACTGATTTGCGTGGCGGAATAAGGGATCATCGTCCTCTCCTTGAGTAGCAATATACCACTTTAATGCGATCACTGGGCAGAGTTCCTGCTCCCGACATAAACCCAGAGCGATCATCACACCCTTCTGTTTCTGGTCGGTTTTTGATCTCCATACCCTAAGAGATACTTGGTCCCCTACAAATTTAATGTCACCCGAATGCAAGGCACGATCAGCACTATCTTGGCGCGAGCTTGCAACTAGCTCACTAACCCtgaaggccccaaagaaggccaccaaTGCCGCTGCATGAAACAATCCCAACTCGAAAGTAGAGGTACACATTTTGGGTCACACTGAATGCAATCCTTTTAGAACTGCTGAGGAAATGGATTGCCTCGTGTCCGGTC
The sequence above is a segment of the Heteronotia binoei isolate CCM8104 ecotype False Entrance Well chromosome 15, APGP_CSIRO_Hbin_v1, whole genome shotgun sequence genome. Coding sequences within it:
- the LOC132583547 gene encoding E3 ubiquitin-protein ligase TRIM41-like; translation: MAAKGPLKKLCEEASCSICLDFFRDPVIVTQCGHNFCRACLTRSWGEAGAAAEPSCPQCRGAAQQGNLRPNQLLANFVEIAKKFSPLEGEGAEAKGGEGEGGVCEKHREPLMFFCGEDEAALCVTCSRSQEHRGHQVTPLEDASGEKERVVAARKERVCQKHQEPLKLFCKDHEAPICVVCEQSQEHQYHDIIPAEEAAQEYKQWHL